From Oncorhynchus tshawytscha isolate Ot180627B linkage group LG27, Otsh_v2.0, whole genome shotgun sequence, a single genomic window includes:
- the nsmce1 gene encoding non-structural maintenance of chromosomes element 1 homolog yields the protein MSRPLGESHKRFLQTMMVNGIIDGAKARALHRHCCETHGAHYAHDKLDEFIEVINAQLQPMFMQIRKGMSEEDGLQYHALVNMAETDVTRMSTDYADNELELFRKTMDLIVDSDNGTASSTDILNCADSLQTKKLKKRETEHVLNRLVQDKWLNEKNGDYSLSTRCIMEMEQYIRMLYQDQVKVCHICHNVALQCQMCENPTCGIKIHTPCVARYFKGRTDPRCPACEDFWPHEIPDVYRPPSSQSETQSAAKENTAPTPTPRSTAQTRRTRRS from the exons ATGTCTCGACCACTGGGAGAAAGCCATAAAAGGTTCCTGCAAACCATGATGGTCAATGGGATCATTGATGGTGCCAAGGCAAGGGCTCTCCACCGGCATTGCTGTGAGACACACGGTG CACACTATGCTCATGATAAACTCGATGAATTCATCGAGGTTATCAATGCCCAGCTGCAGCCCATGTTCATGCAGATCAGAAAAGGGATGTCTGAGGAGGATGGTCTTCAGTACCATGCTTTG GTGAACATGGCTGAAACTGATGTGACTAGGATGTCAACTGATTATGCAGACAACGAGTTGGAATTATTTCGAAAAACA ATGGACCTAATTGTGGACTCTGACAATGGAACCGCCTCTTCCACGGACATTCTTAACTGTGCCGACAGCCTCCAGACAAAGAAGCTAAAGAAAAGAGAAACGGAACATGTACTGAACAGGCTTGTTCAGGATAAGTGGCTGAATGAG AAAAATGGAgactactctctctccactcgATGTATAATGGAGATGGAGCAATATATTCGGATGTTGTATCAAGACCAGGTCAAGGTCTGCCATATCTGTCACAATGTGGCCTTGCAG TGCCAGATGTGTGAAAATCCTACATGTGGCATCAAAATCCACACCCCTTGTGTCGCCAGATACTTCAAAGGAAGGACTGATCCACGATGCCCTGCCTGTGAGGACTTCTGGCCACATGAGATCCCAG ATGTGTATAGACCTCCGTCCTCTCAGAGCGAGACTCAGTCAGCAGCCAAAGAGAACACGgcccccacccccactcctcGGTCTACAGCTCAGACCCGGAGGACCAGGAGGTCATAA